From Lolium perenne isolate Kyuss_39 chromosome 5, Kyuss_2.0, whole genome shotgun sequence, a single genomic window includes:
- the LOC139831841 gene encoding uncharacterized protein: MDRPVRLDSSTPKALRPHSPRPLSLLRCALCSPHHHYCHHSPRSSHPRRIRPLAATRPAAARSSSSSPGARPRGAMDGGAWPARWPPPSPPPHPPPPPPQQPSAALSPPPLPRQMDGANPRYHPRPLAAAADRSPPNPAPRPERPPPNSAATPSRTTPTPTPDRFLLNPNPWSSLSAGQTANAKPKPGPTTAPPLPHPPGGTHYSHPHPSSHVADLKALLHGTSASNAAGAATDLARPHSTAAPPPGYPRHGLSAGSSVGQQSPLGALFMSSKSSNAQGASPGEGSGSGVDGVSQGAVQFQDPGARAMQKLAPKPPPRPRQPALPGDRIRVSCLNVGGEFFMGEAGLFGILCSCHQLRMSVAKFCEHAGGPAEKAGEIVLMENGMSIAHWFKYCVGCHVILCPKGCRGIKSNMRWNNDCGVGAYVTDTKWDWPEWMCIDYSPVGYKLKTLRTGNSSMEKVGLFSGYGKSTGPMNRTSYSNDLHNKGRECTTVEKMVNKRDETYCRSADVSTSFTKNYALPQSSGINLGLAKKHTVDAVNLNHFSRPTSSPYFTASTGGHYDGNHFAHNYANLLEKNFDVSFRNPAPRPAGVLSYNSRVQRPTFPDKILQDSLGSASNTELKLGQSFYHQSLTSLFPSVQSTAIDFQKPQSHLPLISQNPCPRQTIKVNRSIGEHTKLPLGTGINKQSIEVATGISCSEGGKLTDDAAKNSFISVFLSHLERNSEAIDDILNNRVLCPTNCGSCNRVGISHQNAHVETGAPCLPDKLPRGHGTFECVDHLCTHKSLRVSEIICQCATSCSSSRNFLPSFGIDQTGKSIHRCCYKGQEDVSKLGFRAGDFGHPHFSNDGAPIHKPAIAGLDKLCTCSTFMPRSSLCSREHMLQSSCLECPLDGLHYRSSMGHTTNSLTKYPLLDALNKKEAEVCCCSVVPKCLAGCGFAKHCNGGIDQNGSNVQNSKHDAQLPSRCCTLGESEKLRCQYSSNDQTSSLKDVSNKTTIQPCIPISERLKNVSEESVTKVIWPYIAGNEKKGSCRGPRVCKEQLKPGFSSGSSSAVVTKFSVSPEWNNISSCVDKYGVEREKLVFDEGSRTEKSSSSSYVPTITGCEKSLNSSSRFHLDTSKVKRKCNEISDGGALKGNEKKQLSEATKKSRRLECAAEHSESDDSTRKITLQSSQNGDPQPQNAASSDSCRVSKIKRKYTTMQRNKPVKRPHIPRRRPWG; this comes from the exons ATGGATCGTCCCGTCCGACTTGACTCGTCGACACCAAAAGCGCTTCGTCCCCACTCGCCACGCCCTCTCTCCCTGCTCCGCTGCGCCCTCTGCTCCCCGCACCACCATTACTGCCACCACTCTCCTCGATCCTCCCACCCGCGCCGCATCCGTCCGCTAGCCGCCACTCGCCCAGCcgccgcgcgctcctcctcctcctcccccgggGCCCGCCCACGCGGCGCCATGGACGGCGGCGCGTGGCCCGCGCGGTGGCCGCCACCGTCTCCTCCTCCtcacccgccgccgcccccgccgcaGCAACCCTCCGCCGCCctctcgccgccgccgctgccgagaCAG ATGGACGGCGCAAACCCGCGGTACCACCCGCGTCCTCTCGCCGCCGCCGCGGACAGATCGCCGCCAAACCCCGCGCCGCGGCCGGAGCGACCGCCGCCAAACTCCGCGGCAACGCCAAGCCGCACGACGCCAACGCCAACGCCGGACCGATTCCTGCTGAACCCAAACCCGTGGAGCTCACTCTCCGCCGGGCAGACCGCGAACGCGAAGCCCAAACCCGGTCCGACCACCGCCCCGCCGCTGCCCCACCCGCCCGGGGGGACCCACTACAGCCACCCCCATCCCAGCAGCCATGTGGCGGACCTCAAGGCCCTGCTCCACGGCACCAGCGCGAGCAatgccgccggcgccgccaccgACCTCGCTCGCCCTCATTCCACTGCGGCGCCGCCGCCCGGGTACCCGCGGCACGGGCTGTCGGCTGGCAGCAGCGTCGGGCAGCAGTCGCCCTTGGGGGCGCTGTTCATGAGCAGCAAGAGCTCGAATGCGCAGGGCGCCTCGCCAGGAGAAGGCTCGGGTTCAGGGGTTGATG GAGTGTCCCAAGGCGCCGTGCAGTTCCAGGATCCAGGTGCGCGCGCGATGCAGAAGTTGGCACCCAAACCGCCCCCTCGGCCCCGCCAGCCTGCGCTTCCCGGGGATCGTATCCGGGTCTCCTGCCTGAATGTAG GTGGGGAGTTCTTCATGGGTGAAGCTGGGCTTTTTGGAATACTTTGCTCCTGTCATCAGTTGAGGATGTCTGTAGCTAAGTTCTGTGAG CATGCAGGGGGGCCTGCTGAAAAGGCTGGTGAAATTGTCCTCATGGAAAATGGGATGAGTATTGCACATTGGTTCAAATACTGTGTAGGG TGTCATGTGATTCTGTGTCCTAAGGGATGCAGAGGAATCAAATCAAACATGCGTTGGAATAATGATTGTGGT GTTGGAGCATATGTTACTGACACTAAGTGGGACTGGCCAGAATGGATGTGTATAGATTATTCTCCAGTGGGATACAAGCTGAAAACTCTCCGTACGGGAAACAGTAGTATGGAAAAAGTTGGGTTATTCAGTGGATATGGAAAAAGCACTGGACCTATGAACAGAACAAGTTACTCCAATGATCTGCACAATAAGGGTAGAGAGTGCACTACTGTTGAGAAGATGGTGAATAAACGAGATGAAACATATTGCAGGAGTGCTGATGTGTCCACATCTTTTACAAAGAATTATGCTTTACCTCAGAGTTCCGGAATAAATCTAGGGCTTGCTAAAAAACACACGGTTGATGCAGTGAACCTAAACCATTTTAGCAGGCCAACTTCAAGCCCATATTTTACAGCAAGCACGGGCGGACACTATGATGGAAATCATTTTGCACATAATTATGCAAATCTTTTGGAGAAAAACTTTGATGTCTCTTTTCGCAATCCAGCTCCAAGACCTGCAGGGGTTTTGAGCTACAATAGTAGGGTACAAAGGCCTACTTTCCCCGACAAAATACTCCAAGATAGTTTGGGCAGTGCTTCAAACACTGAATTGAAGCTTGGGCAATCATTTTATCATCAATCTCTGACTTCCCTATTTCCGTCCGTGCAGTCAACAGCAATTGATTTTCAGAAACCTCAGTCACATCTGCCACTGATAAGTCAAA ATCCCTGTCCAAGGCAAACAATCAAGGTCAACAGAAGTATAGGGGAGCATACTAAACTACCTCTTGGTACAGGAATTAACAAACAATCAATCGAAGTTGCTACTGGCATCAGTTGTTCTGAAGGTGGCAAGCTTACAGATGATGCAGCCAAGAATTCATTTATCTCGGTGTTTCTTTCACATCTTGAGAGAAATAGTGAAGCCATTGATGATATTCTCAACAACA GGGTTTTGTGTCCTACAAATTGCGGGAGTTGCAATCGTGTGGGCATATCCCATCAGAATGCACATGTGGAGACTGGGGCTCCCTGTCTCCCTGATAAATTG CCCAGGGGACACGGTACTTTTGAGTGTGTAGATCACTTATGCACACACAAAAGTTTGAGAGTTTCTGAAATCATCTGCCAGTGTGCAACTTCTTGTTCTTCATCTAGGAATTTTCTACCTAGTTTTGGAATTGATCAAACAGGAAAATCAATACATCGATGCTGTTACAAAGGCCAAGAAGATGTTTCTAAACTTGGTTTTAGAGCCGGTGACTTTGGCCACCCTCATTTTTCTAATGATGGTGCTCCAATCCACAAACCTGCCATTGCAG GGCTAGATAAACTTTGTACATGCTCCACTTTCATGCCAAGGTCATCGTTATGTTCTAGAGAACATATGTTGCAGTCCTCTTGCCTTGAATGCCCCCTTGATGGGCTTCATTACAGAAG TTCTATGGGACATACAACGAACAGTTTGACCAAATACCCTCTGCTTGATGCACTTAATAAGAAAGAAGCAGAAGTCTGTTGCTGCTCTGTAGTCCCAAAATGCTTGGCAGGTTGTGGCTTTGCAAAGCACTGCAATGGCGGAATTGACCAAAATGGTAGTAATGTACAAAATTCCAAGCATGATGCACAACTGCCTTCAAGATGCTGCACATTAGGAGAGAGTGAAAAGTTAAGATGCCAATACTCAAGCAATGATCAAACATCTTCCTTGAAAGATGTATCTAATAAAACAACAATCCAGCCTTGCATTCCTATATCGGAGAGACTGAAGAATGTATCAGAAGAATCAGTGACCAAGGTCATCTGGCCTTATATAGCTGGAAATGAGAAAAAGGGCTCCTGTAGAGGTCCTAGAGTATGTAAAGAACAACTAAAGCCTGGTTTCTCCTCTGGGTCCTCCAGCGCTGTGGTTACGAAGTTTTCAGTATCACCTGAATGGAACAATATTTCCTCATGTGTGGATAAATATGGCGTTGAACGTGAAAAACTTGTGTTTGATGAAGGATCGAGAACTGAAAAGAGTTCGTCTTCAAGCTATGTGCCTACCATTACAGGCTGTGAAAAGTCCCTAAACAGTTCCTCTAGGTTTCACTTGGACACTTCTAAAGTAAAGAGAAAATGTAATGAGATTTCTGACGGAGGTGCACTCAAAGGAAATGAGAAGAAACAACTTTCTGAAGCAACAAAGAAATCAAGAAGATTGGAGTGTGCTGCAGAACATTCAGAATCAGATGATTCTACTAGGAAAATTACTTTGCAGTCATCCCAAAATGGAGACCCTCAACCACAGAATGCGGCTAGTTCAGATTCTTGCAGGGTGTCAAAAATCAAACGAAAATATACTACCATGCAACGAAATAAGCCTGTGAAACGGCCTCACATCCCC CGGAGAAGGCCCTGGGGTTGA
- the LOC127302920 gene encoding uncharacterized protein At2g39795, mitochondrial-like — protein sequence MARALLRRALSLAPAAPPGLPSFSSSTATATAVAPLRSPFDDRLLRLLRSEISYISDRRPPYRPPTSFKSFAVEDRPGEQWVRLRAAHGGTDEIKIDATLFDGAAEPGPDASLFHRVEALEQGPRLHLSLIVEVARADRVLGFICSAWPDDLTIRHVLTLRGAGAAASDRSWRDFAKLEPAEREAVKKFLQEREVDAELAEFLHEYVANKEKMEMLRWLKTVESFVEK from the exons ATGGCGCGGGCCCTCCTCCGCCGCGCCCTCTCCCTCGCCCCCGCAGCACCGCCCGGGCTCccgtccttctcctcctccactgccaccgccaccgccgtcgcgCCCCTGCGCTCCCCATTCGACGACCGCCTACTCCGCCTCCTGCGCTCCGAGATCTCCTACATCTCCGACCGCCGCCCGCCCTACCGG CCACCGACCAGCTTCAAGTCCTTCGCCGTGGAGGACCGCCCGGGGGAGCAGTGGGTGCGCCTCCGCGCCGCCCACGGCGGGACCGACGAGATCAAGATCGACGCCACGCTGTTCGACGGCGCCGCGGAGCCGGGCCCGGACGCGTCCCTCTTCCACCGGGTCGAGGCGCTCGAGCAGGGgccgcgcctccacctcagcCTCATCGTCGAGGTCGCCCGCGCCGACCGCGTCCTGGGTTTCATCTGCTCCGCCTGGCCCGACGACCTCACCATCCGCCATGTGCTCACCCTAAGAGGAGCCGGCGCCGCTGCCAGTGACCGCAGTTGGCGTGACTTCGC GAAGCTGGAGCCTGCGGAGAGGGAAGCGGTGAAGAAGTTCCTGCAGGAGAGGGAGGTGGACGCCGAGCTCGCTGAGTTCTTGCATGAATATGTGGCGAACAAGGAGAAGATGGAGATGCTCCGGTGGTTGAAGACGGTTGAATCGTTTGTCGAGAAGTAA
- the LOC127302915 gene encoding protein PEROXIN-4: MQASRARLFKEYKEVQREKSADPDIQLICDDSNIFKWTAIIKGPSETPFEGGVFQLAFSIPEQYPLLPPQVRFLTKIFHPNVHFKTGEICLDILKNAWSPAWTLQSVCRAIIALMAHPEADSPLNCDSGNLLRSGDIRGYQSMARMYTRLAAMPKKE; the protein is encoded by the exons GCATCTAGGGCTCGGCTCTTCAAGGAGTACAAGGAGGTGCAGCGAGAAAAGTCAGCTGACCCAGATATCCAATTAATCTGCGATGATTCCAACATATTCAAGTGGACTGCTATAATCAAG GGACCATCGGAGACGCCTTTTGAAGGTGGTGTATTTCAACTTGCATTCTCAATTCCTGAGCAGTATCCTCTACTGCCTCCACAAGTCCGCTTCCTGACCAAAATTTTCCACCCAAATGTTCACTTCAAG ACAGGTGAAATATGCCTGGATATATTGAAGAATGCATGGAGCCCTGCGTGGACCCTACAATCTGTTTGCAGAGCCATTATTGCTTTGATGGCCCATCCGGAAGCGGATAGCCCACTTAACTGTGACTCAG GCAACCTCCTGCGCTCAGGCGATATCAGAGGCTACCAGTCCATGGCGAGGATGTATACTAGGCTAgctgccatgccaaagaaagagtaA
- the LOC127298403 gene encoding cell number regulator 13-like, translated as MAMLAGLGQAATVAQMVGVDAGGLISMIIQAAETAHRNKKKCERLARRVSMIADLLPHLRELQDPELALPLSGLDDALREAHGLVQSCQGRSAAYRFVMAGRQAQRFRDVQGRIDAYLIVFPVVSHIAITRRLDRMCHLQRQLSDHSSASVLPSPGPTSPALLLSSEATPAPEVEDVVGNPERALSLVCS; from the coding sequence ATGGCGATGTTGGCCGGACTGGGTCAGGCGGCGACGGTGGCGCAGATGGTCGGGGTGGACGCTGGCGGGCTCATCTCCATGATCATACAGGCGGCCGAGACTGCTCACAGGAACAAGAAGAAGTGCGAGCGGCTCGCGCGCCGCGTCTCCATGATCGCCGACCTGCTGCCGCACCTGCGCGAGCTCCAGGACCCGGAGCTGGCGCTGCCGCTGTCCGGGCTGGACGACGCGCTCCGGGAGGCGCACGGGCTGGTGCAATCCTGCCAGGGGAGGAGCGCCGCGTACCGGTTCGTCATGGCCGGCAGGCAGGCCCAGAGGTTCCGGGACGTCCAGGGCAGGATCGACGCCTACCTCATCGTCTTCCCCGTCGTCAGCCACATCGCCATAACCCGCCGCCTCGACCGAATGTGCCACCTCCAGCGCCAGCTCTCAGATCACTCAAGCGCAAGCGTTTTACCATCGCCAGGGCCAACCTCCCCTGCATTGCTACTCTCATCTGAGGCCACTCCCGCTCCGGAGGTGGAAGACGTCGTAGGCAACCCCGAGAGGGCGCTCAGCCTCGTTTGCAGCTAG